One window from the genome of Lathamus discolor isolate bLatDis1 chromosome 8, bLatDis1.hap1, whole genome shotgun sequence encodes:
- the SKOR1 gene encoding SKI family transcriptional corepressor 1 isoform X2, with the protein MEAIATQMGNGRDASSSPNSKQELQPYQGSNTLKPNQVGETSLYGVPIVSLVIDGQERLCLAQISNTLLKNYSYNEIHNRRVALGITCVQCTPVQLEILRRAGAMPISSRRCGMITKREAERLCKSFLGEHKPPKLPENFAFDVVHECAWGSRGSFIPARYNSSRAKCIKCSYCSMYFSPNKFIFHSHRTPDSKYTQPDAANFNSWRRHLKLSDKTATEELSHAWEDVKAMFNGGTRKRTFSLQGAAAGGPGAGSPAAKAALHPPPPAGPELAPAHKSLRCSGQEPAGDRGALGLPAAHGGAAGAHGGAGAVRSYPVIPVPSKGFGMLQKLPPPLFPHPYGFPAAAFGLCPKKQEDALGGAGGGEAGKGGALPPGMFWGPPHPHPHQPAQPPHQPGAAKDSGVYPSFPVFWPAAGSLPVPPYPAQSQAKAAATAVVVAAAAAAAAAAAEPPGLSGRHGELEGSEPSGSGRSSATPQEGAGAEGERCPSALSRAAGEEERSGDEALLAPLPLPRKGSYLSAFRPVVKDAESIAKLYGTRDAYGGAAPRGPGYLSPDFLSEGSSSYRSLSPGGDTAEEPEVDVESNRFPEDEEEDSAAAPPDGRDPPPPRLLAGTEEPPPPADGPEEKAAEPVAQEGGQAPDGSPERSSSSGGYEVFAPDRGEHLQQLKSAAALGAPAAFLCPPEAKEQDKEDNHSAAEDLETRKSYQDQRNVSHPSPVNTDRGEDTLGMDVAGTQLVEKDIENLARDELQKLVLEQMELRKKLERDFQSLKDNFQDQMKRELAYREEMVQQLQIVRDTLCNELDQERKARYAIQQKLKEAHDALHHFSCKMLTPRHCTGNCSFKPPLLPQ; encoded by the exons ATGGAGGCGATCGCCACTCAGATGGGAAATGGGAGAGATGCAAGCTCCTCCCCAAATTCAAAGCAAGAGCTGCAGCCGTACCAGGGCTCCAATACCCTCAAGCCCAACCAAGTGGGTGAGACCTCTCTGTACGGCGTGCCCATCGTGTCCCTGGTCATCGACGGGCAGGAGCGGCTGTGCCTGGCGCAGATCTCCAACACGCTGCTCAAGAACTACAGCTACAATGAGATCCACAACCGGCGGGTGGCCCTGGGCATCACCTGCGTGCAGTGCACGCCGGTGCAGCTGGAGATCCTGCGGCGGGCCGGGGCCATGCCCATCTCCTCCCGCCGCTGCGGCATGATCACCAAGCGGGAGGCGGAGCGGCTCTGCAAGTCCTTCCTGGGCGAGCACAAGCCGCCCAAGCTGCCCGAGAACTTCGCCTTCGACGTGGTGCACGAGTGCGCCTGGGGCTCCCGGGGCAGCTTCATCCCGGCCCGCTACAACAGCTCCCGCGCCAAGTGCATCAAGTGCAGCTACTGCAGCATGTACTTCTCCCCCAACAAGTTCATCTTCCACTCCCACCGCACCCCGGACTCCAAATACACGCAGCCCGACGCCGCCAACTTCAACTCCTGGCGCCGTCACCTCAAGCTCAGCGACAAAACGGCCACCGAGGAGCTGTCGCACGCCTGGGAGGATGTCAAGGCCATGTTCAACGGCGGCACCCGCAAGCGGACCTTCTCCCTGCAAGGGGCGGCCGCCGGCGGGCCCGGTGCCGGCTCCCCGGCCGCCAAGGCCGCGCTGCACCCTCCGCCGCCCGCCGGCCCCGAGCTGGCCCCGGCGCACAAGAGCCTCCGCTGCAGCGGGCAGGAGCCGGCGGGCGACCGAGGGGCGCTGGGGCTCCCGGCGGCGCacggcggggcggcgggcgcgcacggcggggcgggcgcggtGCGCAGCTACCCGGTGATCCCGGTGCCCAGCAAGGGCTTCGGGATGCTGCAGAAGCTGCCGCCGCCGCTCTTCCCCCACCCCTACGGCTTCCCCGCCGCCGCTTTCGGACTCTGCCCCAAGAAGCAGGAGGACGCGCTGGGCGGCGCGGGGGGCGGCGAGGCGGGCAAGGGCGGCGCGCTGCCCCCCGGCATGTTCTGGGGCCCCCCGCACCCGCACCCGCACCAGCCGGCGCAGCCGCCGCACCAGCCCGGGGCCGCCAAGGACTCCGGGGTCTACCCCTCCTTCCCCGTGTTCTGGCCGGCCGCAGGCAGCCTCCCGGTGCCGCCCTACCCCGCGCAGAGCCAGGCCAAGGCGGCGGCCACGGCCGTGGTGGTGGCGGCCGCAGCGGCtgcggcggcagcagcggccgAGCCGCCGGGGCTGTCGGGCCGGCACGGAGAGCTGGAGGGCTCGGAGCCGTCGGGCAGCGGGAGGAGCAGCGCTACCCCTCAGGAGGGCGCCGGGGCAGAGGGCGAGCGCTGCCCGAGCGCGCTGTCGCGGGCGGCGGGCGAGGAGGAGCGCTCCGGGGACGAGGCGCTGCTCGCCCCGCTGCCCCTGCCCAGGAAGGGCAGTTACCTCTCCGCCTTCCGCCCCGTGGTGAAGGACGCCGAGAGCATCGCCAAGCTCTACGGCACCCGGGATGCGTACGGCGGCGCGGCGCCCCGCGGGCCCGGTTACCTGTCCCCGGACTTCCTCAGCGAGGGCAGCTCCAGCTACCGCTCGCTCTCGCCCGGGGGGGACACGGCCGAGGAGCCCGAGGTGGACGTGGAGTCCAACCGGTTCCCGGAGGACGAGGAGGAGGACAGCGCCGCCGCACCCCCCGACGGACGGgacccgccgccgccccggctGCTGGCCGGTACcgaggagccgccgccgcccgccgatGGGCCCGAGGAGAAGGCGGCCGAGCCGGTGGCGCAGGAGGGCGGGCAGGCCCCAGACGGCAGCCCcgagaggagcagcagcagcggtgGCTACGAG GTGTTCGCTCCGGACCGGGGGGagcatctgcagcagctgaagtcCGCAGCCGCGCTGGGAGCCCCGGCCGCGTTCCTGTGCCCCCCCGAGGCGAAGG AGCAAGATAAAGAAGACAATCACTCCGCGGCAGAGGATTTAGAGACCAGAAAATCCTATCAGGACCAAAGGAATGTCTCTCATCCCAGCCCTGTAAATACCGACAGAG GAGAGGACACCCTCGGCATGGATGTCGCCGGGACGCAGCTGGTGGAGAAGGACATCGAAAACCTGGCCCGAG ATGAGTTACAAAAACTGGTCCTGGAGCAAatggagctgaggaaaaagctggagagggacttccagagcctgaaag ATAACTTCCAGGACCAGATGAAGCGGGAGCTGGCGTACCGGGAGGAGAtggtgcagcagctccagatCGTAAGAG ACACGCTGTGCAACGAGCTGGACCAGGAGAGGAAAGCGCGCTACGCCATCCAGCAGAAGTTGAAAg AGGCCCACGACGCGCTGCATCACTTCTCCTGCAAAATGCTGACCCCGCGGCACTGCACGGGGAACTGCTCCTTCAAGCCGCCGCTGCTGCCCCAGTGa
- the SKOR1 gene encoding SKI family transcriptional corepressor 1 isoform X1, with amino-acid sequence MEAIATQMGNGRDASSSPNSKQELQPYQGSNTLKPNQVGETSLYGVPIVSLVIDGQERLCLAQISNTLLKNYSYNEIHNRRVALGITCVQCTPVQLEILRRAGAMPISSRRCGMITKREAERLCKSFLGEHKPPKLPENFAFDVVHECAWGSRGSFIPARYNSSRAKCIKCSYCSMYFSPNKFIFHSHRTPDSKYTQPDAANFNSWRRHLKLSDKTATEELSHAWEDVKAMFNGGTRKRTFSLQGAAAGGPGAGSPAAKAALHPPPPAGPELAPAHKSLRCSGQEPAGDRGALGLPAAHGGAAGAHGGAGAVRSYPVIPVPSKGFGMLQKLPPPLFPHPYGFPAAAFGLCPKKQEDALGGAGGGEAGKGGALPPGMFWGPPHPHPHQPAQPPHQPGAAKDSGVYPSFPVFWPAAGSLPVPPYPAQSQAKAAATAVVVAAAAAAAAAAAEPPGLSGRHGELEGSEPSGSGRSSATPQEGAGAEGERCPSALSRAAGEEERSGDEALLAPLPLPRKGSYLSAFRPVVKDAESIAKLYGTRDAYGGAAPRGPGYLSPDFLSEGSSSYRSLSPGGDTAEEPEVDVESNRFPEDEEEDSAAAPPDGRDPPPPRLLAGTEEPPPPADGPEEKAAEPVAQEGGQAPDGSPERSSSSGGYEVRGREGARDTLPSGVSRGAPPSLAVLQVFAPDRGEHLQQLKSAAALGAPAAFLCPPEAKEQDKEDNHSAAEDLETRKSYQDQRNVSHPSPVNTDRGEDTLGMDVAGTQLVEKDIENLARDELQKLVLEQMELRKKLERDFQSLKDNFQDQMKRELAYREEMVQQLQIVRDTLCNELDQERKARYAIQQKLKEAHDALHHFSCKMLTPRHCTGNCSFKPPLLPQ; translated from the exons ATGGAGGCGATCGCCACTCAGATGGGAAATGGGAGAGATGCAAGCTCCTCCCCAAATTCAAAGCAAGAGCTGCAGCCGTACCAGGGCTCCAATACCCTCAAGCCCAACCAAGTGGGTGAGACCTCTCTGTACGGCGTGCCCATCGTGTCCCTGGTCATCGACGGGCAGGAGCGGCTGTGCCTGGCGCAGATCTCCAACACGCTGCTCAAGAACTACAGCTACAATGAGATCCACAACCGGCGGGTGGCCCTGGGCATCACCTGCGTGCAGTGCACGCCGGTGCAGCTGGAGATCCTGCGGCGGGCCGGGGCCATGCCCATCTCCTCCCGCCGCTGCGGCATGATCACCAAGCGGGAGGCGGAGCGGCTCTGCAAGTCCTTCCTGGGCGAGCACAAGCCGCCCAAGCTGCCCGAGAACTTCGCCTTCGACGTGGTGCACGAGTGCGCCTGGGGCTCCCGGGGCAGCTTCATCCCGGCCCGCTACAACAGCTCCCGCGCCAAGTGCATCAAGTGCAGCTACTGCAGCATGTACTTCTCCCCCAACAAGTTCATCTTCCACTCCCACCGCACCCCGGACTCCAAATACACGCAGCCCGACGCCGCCAACTTCAACTCCTGGCGCCGTCACCTCAAGCTCAGCGACAAAACGGCCACCGAGGAGCTGTCGCACGCCTGGGAGGATGTCAAGGCCATGTTCAACGGCGGCACCCGCAAGCGGACCTTCTCCCTGCAAGGGGCGGCCGCCGGCGGGCCCGGTGCCGGCTCCCCGGCCGCCAAGGCCGCGCTGCACCCTCCGCCGCCCGCCGGCCCCGAGCTGGCCCCGGCGCACAAGAGCCTCCGCTGCAGCGGGCAGGAGCCGGCGGGCGACCGAGGGGCGCTGGGGCTCCCGGCGGCGCacggcggggcggcgggcgcgcacggcggggcgggcgcggtGCGCAGCTACCCGGTGATCCCGGTGCCCAGCAAGGGCTTCGGGATGCTGCAGAAGCTGCCGCCGCCGCTCTTCCCCCACCCCTACGGCTTCCCCGCCGCCGCTTTCGGACTCTGCCCCAAGAAGCAGGAGGACGCGCTGGGCGGCGCGGGGGGCGGCGAGGCGGGCAAGGGCGGCGCGCTGCCCCCCGGCATGTTCTGGGGCCCCCCGCACCCGCACCCGCACCAGCCGGCGCAGCCGCCGCACCAGCCCGGGGCCGCCAAGGACTCCGGGGTCTACCCCTCCTTCCCCGTGTTCTGGCCGGCCGCAGGCAGCCTCCCGGTGCCGCCCTACCCCGCGCAGAGCCAGGCCAAGGCGGCGGCCACGGCCGTGGTGGTGGCGGCCGCAGCGGCtgcggcggcagcagcggccgAGCCGCCGGGGCTGTCGGGCCGGCACGGAGAGCTGGAGGGCTCGGAGCCGTCGGGCAGCGGGAGGAGCAGCGCTACCCCTCAGGAGGGCGCCGGGGCAGAGGGCGAGCGCTGCCCGAGCGCGCTGTCGCGGGCGGCGGGCGAGGAGGAGCGCTCCGGGGACGAGGCGCTGCTCGCCCCGCTGCCCCTGCCCAGGAAGGGCAGTTACCTCTCCGCCTTCCGCCCCGTGGTGAAGGACGCCGAGAGCATCGCCAAGCTCTACGGCACCCGGGATGCGTACGGCGGCGCGGCGCCCCGCGGGCCCGGTTACCTGTCCCCGGACTTCCTCAGCGAGGGCAGCTCCAGCTACCGCTCGCTCTCGCCCGGGGGGGACACGGCCGAGGAGCCCGAGGTGGACGTGGAGTCCAACCGGTTCCCGGAGGACGAGGAGGAGGACAGCGCCGCCGCACCCCCCGACGGACGGgacccgccgccgccccggctGCTGGCCGGTACcgaggagccgccgccgcccgccgatGGGCCCGAGGAGAAGGCGGCCGAGCCGGTGGCGCAGGAGGGCGGGCAGGCCCCAGACGGCAGCCCcgagaggagcagcagcagcggtgGCTACGAGGTGCGGGGCCGGGAGGGGGCACGGGACACTCTGCCCTCGGGGGTCTCCCGCGGGGCCCCCCCCTCACTCGCTGTCTTGCAGGTGTTCGCTCCGGACCGGGGGGagcatctgcagcagctgaagtcCGCAGCCGCGCTGGGAGCCCCGGCCGCGTTCCTGTGCCCCCCCGAGGCGAAGG AGCAAGATAAAGAAGACAATCACTCCGCGGCAGAGGATTTAGAGACCAGAAAATCCTATCAGGACCAAAGGAATGTCTCTCATCCCAGCCCTGTAAATACCGACAGAG GAGAGGACACCCTCGGCATGGATGTCGCCGGGACGCAGCTGGTGGAGAAGGACATCGAAAACCTGGCCCGAG ATGAGTTACAAAAACTGGTCCTGGAGCAAatggagctgaggaaaaagctggagagggacttccagagcctgaaag ATAACTTCCAGGACCAGATGAAGCGGGAGCTGGCGTACCGGGAGGAGAtggtgcagcagctccagatCGTAAGAG ACACGCTGTGCAACGAGCTGGACCAGGAGAGGAAAGCGCGCTACGCCATCCAGCAGAAGTTGAAAg AGGCCCACGACGCGCTGCATCACTTCTCCTGCAAAATGCTGACCCCGCGGCACTGCACGGGGAACTGCTCCTTCAAGCCGCCGCTGCTGCCCCAGTGa